The following is a genomic window from Neodiprion virginianus isolate iyNeoVirg1 chromosome 1, iyNeoVirg1.1, whole genome shotgun sequence.
CCCGTCTATCAATTTACTTCACTCAAAGTGGTGCTCAACCAAGTTAGATATATTTTAAGACTCgaattataacaaaaataCTTATTGTAAGCCGTCGATAACAATTGATCAAAACCTGCTTTCACGATCGAGGGTGTAAGAAGTATCGTTATAGTTTTCGCAATATCGATGTGGTTCTCTAACCGGGTAAATAAACGTTAAGTAAGGTTATGATATTAGTAATCAGACCGCCATTTTGAACTTCGATGCTAAAATACAAGGATTtgtatgaattttgaaagcaatCTCAAACTCTCAGTATTTACTTGAATCGTAATGACTTGTGTACCAAAACCTTCTCACTTCTCGACTGACTCGATCGCATGAAGGATAAATCAGCTCGAAAAACGATTTAAAATCTATAATCCCAAAATATATAAAACACCATTTTCTCTGTGACTCCAAACCTTCATCCCGGGCAGTATTATTTGATTATAgcattgaaaaatgaaaaaatacgaaacactaatttaaaattgttttctgtACTTGACTTGAAATCGAATTAGATCTCTCTCAGATTTCCCACACATTCATGAATTCGTTCAACAATAAGTGATCTGTAACTACGACGGAACTACGAATTATCTATGCAAGTATAGATGATTTTACGAACAAACGAGAGAGTTAGCGCAATTTAAGTATATAGATTGTGAAACATTTGGGTTgttgtttcgaaaatttttaatgacgGTTTTATTGTAGGATTAAGTTTTTACGTTGCGGCTTGAATAGAGCGTCTTGCAAGACGTTCATTTTTTGATCGCAGACTTGGTCATGTTTGACGATGCACGAAGGGTCGTTCAATACGCAAGCCGTAtacattcatatttttatacttcggGCTGGGTAGACGTATAATataagttgtaaaaaaaactggtgGGGGCGGCACGCACGATAAGCCGCCGTCCAGTATCTATGTACGCGGCCCAGTGAATGATAACGGAACATGTATGTAGCCGCTGCACGAACGTTACGCGtctatgtataaatacatgCTGCGTGGAACAGCTGCAGATCGCGAAGCACGAGTATTTATCTTCTCTGTGTGTTCTACGttttttactataaaaaaCGGCGCTCCACCGCGCTCGCACCCTTCGTTATAATCCAGCCATCGAATTTTCTCACGTAAATCGAGTGTGCATTCTTGTAGATATGCACAATAGAGACCATTCTTCGTCAGGAATCCGCCGCGACCCTGCATGTTTTCTATGTAACAGCCATGAAGTCAAGCCGGATCTTTCTTCTTGTCTATCTTTCTGCAGTCTGTCTATCTATTCGTCTACAGAATGTTAGGGAACGACAAGCGGTATCTATGCTACAGATAAGCCGTATCAGAGTGTAAATCTTTACTCAAGAGATTAAAACGGGGAAGTGGACCTGAATCAGTGCAGCGTTTCTGAGTTATGAGATTGATACCGGAGAGCATTAccgaatattttttcgtcCACCCACCCAATGCACTTGGAGAGTTTTAAATTGACGAAGTCTGCAGATTTTCTTTCGCTCGGTTTGACGATCCAGCGAATTCTTTTACTACGTCTCGATGGTTTAGGTAAAGTCTAGAGTAACGAAATCGGTGTCCGCGATCTATCcgacgaatgaatttttacgcTGCGCATGACTGGAACTGTCATGTGACTGATCacatatttttcacataaacaaatatgttttattttatctacGATAATATGTAGTCACGGTGACTAAACATTCATTTGACAAGGCGTCATCGACAATTCAGTCTATCCGATCAGACATTTTCTGTCATGGCATAATATAGACACTATTCGCCGATAACGTAGTCCTCGGATCTTGACTTAATTTTCTACTTTGTATGTAGTAATTCTGACTAACTAGTTTTATCGGAGTACACATTCCTGCCAATTAAGTAATAAATTTGCCGTCCCAAATTTAGTAACAACATTTCGTGCACAGGCATTTGTGGCAATACAAACACCTAACCacctcgaaaaatttgaataagtTCAATTAGCACGCAGAACGAGTACATTCGCAACCGTCATGCAGTTTCGTGTAATTCTAAGCACTTGTATATGTAAATAGGTAGGTACCttcgtacatacatgtatgcagCGTAGCTGAATACACCAGGAGGCAACGCGTGTTTACGATTATTACATTAACAATATTGGGCAACTGCAGAGCGGCACCGCGGCACGAAACCTGACGATCACCAGCCACCTGGTAGTGGCTCTGGCAGACCTGGCAGGTGGATACCTGCTTGTGTATTATAGGTGCATGACTGCAGCCAGGCGTACACATCGGCGCCTATAACGTACATGACAAATACATCCACGACTTACCTTGCCATTGCAGACTCATGCACGCGCACATGTGCATCTGCTTGCACAGGTCATCAACTGAAACTACAAAGCTCTCCGAGTTTCACCCGATCGGGTCGGCAGGGTATATAACGTAAAATTTTCCTGCGTCAAGGTGCGCGGTTTatgttgtgaaaataattgtcaagGGTTTGTCCCGAGATATTCGCAAGGTAGATCCACGTCGGATCATTCCGGAGAATCGTCATGAACCACCGTCTCACCTCTGTTCTTCGGGAGAAAAACGAGACcacagaagaagaagaagcggtATGAgaaattgtgaataaaaatgttgcgGGTACTGTAGACACCGTTTTGTATCCTGGAATCGGCTTCGAGGTAAACGGGTTTGACCCACCAGAGACCCAGAGCTGGTCCGTCTATCCTAGAGTCTTATGGCGCACCTGCGCACCCGTGGCTCGGGTATTGTACGCACATGCATGCATATTATTTGAACGAGTACGCACATAGATTAGGCTTATGCATACAGCGTGTAGAAATTATATTTGCGTACACGAGCCGGTGCAGCGAGTATACGGCCGTGCCTctgttatatattataaattttgcaattcaaCGCCTATGCGCGGTCGAACGCGTATGCGGCGCGCGgacaattcgaaaaaaatttcctcccCACCCCCGCCGCGCGCAACTCCCGCCCTCTCTACAGCCTCTACTGGAAAGTTTATCGTATAGCGACATTTTCCCAACCTACGCAACAAAGTTTCTCGTCCGATTTCACCGAGATGTTGAATACACACGCTTACGCGTACGCATAGTTACCGTATCACATGTATCTTCGATATCATATATGATAACGTAACTACGTATAGAGGAATAAGGAAAGGAGGCAATAAAAAGACGAACAGGAGGAAAGGAAGAGAGAACGAGATGGAAAGTGTATGTACGATGCGCGCAGGATGCGACAGATCTTGTACTATAAGAAAAGGCTAGAAGGACGTAGGTACGTGTAGAATACACATGTACGTACGAGCGTAGTGTAAGCGAAgtaaaaggtgaaaaataaaaaatcaatcgaCGTTATCGAGGCACGATCGAGTTCGGTAGCGAACGAGAGGCGAACGGGAGCAGCGGGGGCGCCTCGCGGCTGGTCCCGCCTCTCCTAGCGAAAACTTAAAAATGCCGCCGCAGAGCGGCCCGAATCGATATCCGCCGGCCGGGTCACGTGACCCTGCGTCGCCGCGGCCCCGCCAATCCGGCCTCTGTCCGAGCCGTCCCTGGCCCCGCCCCCTTCCCCCTCCGCGGGGCTCTGATCCCACCGCCACCTGGCCGCGCGCCGCGCGCTGCGCTCGCCGCCAAGTTCGAACGCGGGGCTTGAACCGCAGTACGCGACTGGAAGCGCACTCGTTAACCTCGGCGCCATGTCGCTCACCCCAATCCACGACGAGTGACCTCGCAATCACTCGCATACTCGTAGAGAACGCGCGTTTCTATTCTCCGTAATACGTGTATTTTTCCTCTCCGTGTACCCGGCGTGCGTGAGTTCGCAGGCGTAGTTGCGCGGTCGCAATTCGATCGGTTCCGTCGCGTCCACCTGATGTATCACGACGTGTCGTGTAACCCGACGACGAGCGGTTAACGTAACGACGCGACCACGTCAAACTCGGTCCATCGTCGTCGGTGTGTCCTCGGTGTGTTTCGATAGGTGTGCGAAaggatttttcttctccccaCCCCACGATCGACGGAAGTGGTGTACCCTTGTGGTCTGTTTTTCACTGTGCAGGTTCGGTGACGGGGCTGGAAAGCGTGGGCCAGTAGTCGTAATAGTGCCGTGTGTCGGGTCCACGTCCGACTTATCTCCGTCCGTCGCTGCGGCACGCAAACGAGAACGACACCCGGATAGATATAGGCGTAgcagtgataataatatattcgtaCAGTGCTGCCGGATGGTTTGAGTGTTGAAAGTGACCTCGCCGGATACCGGAAGTGAAGTCCCGCCTCTGAAATGGCTTGGTGAAGACAAATCTGCAGCTGATCGCTGAGCAGCTTGTCCGCCGAGACCGCGGTTATTATGCACGCGATAGACGATAACCGGCATCGTTGCCCCCTGCAGCATTGAAGAACGAAGATGGAAGAGGGTCAGCTGTTGCTGACCGAATTACCGGCTCTCCCGCCCCTGAGAGGCTCGACGGTATTGCACAGGCCTCAATACTATCCGCTCCACCAACCCCACCTCGCCCTCTCGACCCCTCACACTCAGACGATACAGCACACCCCCTCGAACCCACCCCACTACGGCAACGGGGCGACGAATCTTACGACCAACCACCAGGGAATACCGAGGCAGTTCCCTCCGATCCCGAGGGGAAACTCCGCGGCGAGTACCCACGTGTCCAGCCTCTATCCCGAGATCCTTGCCCTGATATTCAGCTACCTCGACGTCAGGGACAAGGGACGAGCGGCCCAAGTATGCGCGGCGTGGAGGGACGCCGCCTATCACAGGTCCGTATGGAGAGGCGTCGAGGCCAGGCTGCACTTGAGGAGGTCGTCGCCGGCACTCTTCGCCAGCCTCGTTCGCCGCGGGGTTAAGCGGGTCCAGGTCCTCTCCCTGAGGCGTTCCCTCCGCGACGTAGTCCAGGGGGTGCCGAACCTCGAGTCGCTCAACCTTTCCGGATGTTACAACGTGACGGACGTCGGTCTGGCTCACGCGTTGATCCAGGAACTGCCATCGCTCACGGAGCTCAATCTGTCCCTGTGCAAACAGGTGACCGACACGTCGTTGGGGAGGATCGCGCAGTACCTGAAGAATCTCGAGGTTCTCGAGCTCGGCGGGTGCTGCAACGTCACCAACACCGGACTCCTCCTGATCGCGTGGGGCCTCAAGAAACTCAAGAAACTCGACCTCCGGAGCTGCTGGCACGTTATGGACCAGGGCATCGCCCATCTGGCAGGTCTGAACCGCGACACAGCCGACGGCAACCTGGCCCTCGAACACCTCGGGCTCCAGGACTGCCAACGGCTCAGCGACGAGGCACTGAGGCACGTCTCCGTCGGCCTTACAACCCTCAAGTCCATCAACCTGTCCTTCTGCGTGTCCGTGACGGACTTGGGACTGAAACACCTCGCGAAGATGCCGAGCTTGAGGGAGCTGAACCTCAGGTCCTGCGACAACGTAACGGACATCGGCATGGCGTATCTGGCCGAGGGCAGTAGCAGAATCTCATCCCTCGACGTCTCGTTTTGCGACAAAATCGGGGACCAGGCTTTGGTTCATATTTCTCAGGGCCTTTTCAACCTCAGGTCCCTGTCCCTATCCGCGTGTCAAGTTAGCGACGAGGGAATCTGCAAGATTGCCAAAACCCTCCACGAACTTGAAACCCTTAACGTTGGCCAGTGCAGCAGGCTCACGGACAAAGGACTCACCACCATTGCCGAGAGCATGAAACATCTGAAATGCATCGATTTATACGGTTGTACGAGGATCACGAAAACCGGATTAGAAAGGATTATGGAATTGCCTCAGCTAAGTATATTAAACCTTGGACTATGGCATCTGCGGTGATGGCATTCCCAAATGAACACTAGTGTCTAAAAGGAACATTTCGCTTAAGGTTAACACACGTTCGTTGAAGGGTAAAACGAAAACGGAACGAACAAACAAGACAAAGAAAGGATACGAAGCACCTTCGACTTGCATCGtgattattatcaattaattatattttttattgttatcaaAAACTATTACCTACCTGCTATCGTAACCATTATTGGACTGTTAGAAGCGCGTAACGGTCACATGTATACTAGTTTCCATTGAACCAACACCGGAATTTCTCGTTACGCATACACGATAGACGAAACGATGAAGAAtagtataatattaaataGTTGCTCTGCAAACAAAGAAAGACAGAAACGGTGAATCACGGTACCTATCACTCTGTCATGACTCCTTATCGAGGCACCGCACACAATATCGCAAAGAGATACCGACGTTTTCTTCTGTTATTATAATCCAAGtacgcgcgtgtgtgtgtgtgtgtgtgtgcatatatatatatatatatatatatacacacacgtttatatataaagaaaaataccTCTTCACACTCACACGCTCCGCCGTGCAAGGAACAAGAACTCTCTCTACGTATTTTGCCTCGAATTTCAACGTGCAATGAGTGTCTGTCCCCCTCCcccactttctctctctctctctctctctctcgctccaTCCGGATAGCTGCGAGTGAACGTATCATACCAACCATAGCTCTGAACAAACTTACGATATGCACCTACATAAGTGCACAGGCATATCCGTATACGTACATAGAAGGCATGACACACGCGAAAACATTGATGGTTGCGCGCCTACGTCCTCATCGTACATCTCCAACCACCCCAgtaatgtataaatatgtatagcTTGAACACTAGGTTCATCACGCATgagtgtatatatacatataatatatatatatatatatgcgtgtgtgtttGCATGCATGCTCGCTCGCGCGCGCGCGGTTGTGTGCATTTGCGCCGAAGCTACATACGACGCGTAACCACATCTACGTGGAGAGAAATAGCTGCGTGCATGCATACGTGTACGCCGGCGATACGTAGGAGGAGGAACGATATTGTGAAATCGATTCGACTGTGTCGTACGTCCGTACGTACACTCCACCCACGCTTTAAGCAGTTTTGCCACGTTGGCATCGCGACCAAAACTCTCCGACATTCTCCTCTTGTTCCACCTTCGACACCAGTCAGCATCGCCATCGTCAATTGCAGCGAACCGTCGCCGCTCAAGGgtcgagaaataaaaatgtaatacaTAGATCGAACTTAGTTTCCAGGGATTATTCGATATACCCGACAAGTCCGAGTTGATGCGGTAGGATAGTTAGACTCGTCAGCCTTTGGTTAACAGCAACAAGCTTACACTTGTTATGCCCAAAAGATTTACCGACACTTCGAGCCGTGGTTGAAGCATGGTTGAACGACTCTAACCATCTGCTAGACGTGCGTTTTCATGCTGATGTTCTTTCATACGCGATAACCCGACTTTGGACTCGTCTTGGTGTATTAAATCATGCGGGAGGGTTGTGACGTCATATAATACGCGGGCTTTTACGTTACGTTAAGGCTGCATTAGATACCCGTTGAAGATAACATCGTCGGTAAATACATTATCAAGTTAGGTATAATCTTAGAGCGATAAAGAATCGAGCGATATATGTCCGAAATTCAGATATTCAGCACCAAGTTAGCTACAAGAATAATTTCGAAACATTTTCTGGAACATGGCgggtttttaaaatttcactaTCGTGTCAACGAAGAAATGGAAACGGTGTTTGGTAGAGGGTAAACCGTAACGGATTAACGGTGCTGCCTTGCGGTGTGGACCATTGTATAATCTCAGATATCGAAAACAGCACAATACCCAAACCCTCGCACGCAAATGCATAGGGTTTTCTACCGCGTAGGATATGAACGCTTATCCGAGTGATACATATTCTCCGAAATTCCGCGTACCGGGAGTCTTTTTCagaattcaatattttcacccaATTCCAGACCATAAGTCTTCCACCTAAGtatttaaattcaaacaacCAACATTTACGGTGCTGATcaatttgatcaaaaaaaaaaaaaaaataaaaatgcgtcTTCAAATATACCGAATTCTCTATCGTTATACAAGGAAACCATCCGAAAGTGTTTTGAAAATACTATCATGTCATTAACATACCCACGGGGTGCTCTCTACAGCACAATTGAAATTATCGCTGACAATTAtgacaaaatattgaaactgcACGTGTTTTGAAGTTCTCATCAGCTGCCAGAGATGTGGAACTCTGACAAAAGTTGACGTACGcttaaataatttgtttttgctTCCGTAACGGTGAATTGACGACTTAAGGAAGATAGCAACGGATGCAATAGTGGTAAATAAAATAGTAAATCGACGAATTTATAGTTTACGAAAGATAAGTAATCGTGGATTTTGATCGCGTATTGCAGAGTCGCGGTGCCGGACGGACACACGTGCGTTCCTGTACCTCGTGTTTACATGCATACGTGTGTGCGTGAGTtcgtatgtgtgtatgtatatgtttaCATACGTACCCAGGCGTGAAGTAGAAACGAAGAAGGCAACGGCTCTTACCCATCGCGTCAATGCTACAGCAAGGTGTTAGGTACTGTTGCGTTAGCTgtacacacatgcatatatTTAATGCGCACGTCTCTATCACGTGTGTGCGTAGGGTACACGTGTCATTTCCGAATCGGCATTCGAGTACAACCAAGTTTTCGAATTAATATCAAGCTCGGCATGCCTGAAGTACGATTTGAATAAGGTTTATGGGTTCTTCCGTTTGTAGGAGGAGCGAGAGGAAAGGAAATAGGGAAGAAGGCTCAGAACTGAAACGGTTAGACAAGaccgaaaatgggaaaatCGGGTTGACAAATGTCCGATAAAGCCACGTCCAGCCTTCCGCAGACTCATCTGAAGATGGtgcttcaatattttcaaacacttCTCATGCTCGTATTCTCGTATTTTCGTTATCCAATTGGGTCCATTCTTCCCTTGTATTATTTCCAAgcaaaagaaagaatgaaaaacgtATGTATCGCGgctaaattgaaaaaaataaggacAGTGAAAACTTTTCCGAGCGACTGTACTGGAAGCAGAGTATGTAGTATATATCTAAGGGACCCGTCGTCCCAAGTCGAGCCGAAGGGCACCGGGCCAAAGAAGGGCTTGCAACAGCCAGCCTCTGTTGGAAGTTCCGAGGAGAACCTGAATTTCAGCCGGGCTCGATACGCGTATAACGCGTAACATAGACACGCACGCACACCGACGGAATACGTGCCCGTCTACCTGGATACCCGCCAGCGCTTGGGCCCTAAAAACCCGAATCTTGGGGCCCCGCGCGTCTCTGCACGACgcgaatataaaaataaaactggaaATACAGGCTCGCCTTACTCCTTCGGAGAggcaaaaattcttttcccatACGGGTAGATATCTATTCATTTAGTACGGTATTATTCTGACGGAATTAGACGTGGTTGTACgtacggaaaaaaaacgtttacGCATATTTTTCATGTTAGTGGCTTTGCGGAATAAccggtaaaatatttttcctcgaATCCACTAGCAATGACCGGTAACAATACACTGTCAAGGAAATTTAATTGACTCTTTCGTTCCAACTTATCTTTGGTCTTGGATTTTCTACATCCGCCCCTTTTATTCCTCcaataacaaagaaaaaaaaaagatgtgtTCGATGAATGGGATaaacggaatgaaaaaaagttggaaaaacctgaatttcgaaccaattttttaaataacattCAAGAGACGCGAACATTTGACTAAATATTGTTTCAATCGCCGTCGGTGTACGCAGGCGAAACCCTCGGACAATAATTGCCGATGAGGAttaatacaagaaaaattgcTCGAAGGTGGAAAGAGTGGATGAAGCCGATGACTACTTCACACGAGTGTCTGGATAATGATAATCGAAGGTTGCGCCTCGAAGAAATCAGCACCTGTGCGGTAATTTAACGTGTTATATTTCCGATCCGTTTTTCCCTgtcgcgataatttttttctaatcgttTCTACTTTCGGCCGATTTATGAGTTACACCTTTGTTTACCCATAACATCAACTGTCATAATACACAGACGGCGTCGAAACCTGGTCACTTACTTACCAGCTCCTTCCATGTTCATAAACATAAATCTTACTACAACGGAACACGCGTAATTCTCTCGCCTCCATTTTCGTGACGTATATAATCACGTACGTGAAGCAAAATCCCTCACTGTATCGGGACGCGACGCCATTGTACAAATGCTCAGGTTCTTGCGTTCTCCAAGTTTCTTCGttataaaaacttttccccGTGCCTATGGTCTCCGTTTTTCCGGAGGCGAAGCGTCCGCTCCAACAACTcccgttctttttttctctcttttcagCTCTGACGCGCCGCCCTCgcctcattttttttttatttttctacgaaATTCCACCAGGAATTTTAccagattgaaatttttctatatACAATTCTCGACCATTCCCCCCGCGCAACAGAAGAGAATTCACTGGTATTGAATTAATTCGATACgcaaatttgagaaaaataaacattttggAATGAATCATTTCTATAAGAATTCTCCAAGTGATCCAAGTGAATTTTGAGATTTTGGACTTTCATTGAAGATAAAATCGTTATACAAAATCCATGCTTGCTATCATTTTGTTTGGCGGACGTGCCAAAGATGATCGTTCTTACGAAGTCTGaagtttcaattttgtatcATCAAATCAATTCTTctgtaaattatttcaaatttttcgagtgaaATTTCCTTAGCGGCGGTGACTATAGAACGTTGTGAACGTAATGTTTTGAAACACTCTGTTACGCACCGCGATACTACGAAACCCTCAAACGCCCCCCTATCATCGGTCATTCCTCTGTGCGAATCTTCGCGCCGCCCCTCCATTGTGCCCGAACGCAAAAACTGAGTAGGTCAAACCAAGATATTCCAAGCCTACCAACACGTGAATTTGAACGACCCTTTTTGCATTatagtttcaattttgaaaacattttgaCGTTATCGATCAACGACCATATCCAGTCCATTCATTCACTCCTAAACCCTTGATCGCGCGGTAATATGAGACCACAGTTCACTCTCGACAATAACGAAAATTGTCTAGGAACAgggatgaataaaaatacccGCATCCCCTCGCTTTCGATTTCGCAcgatgaaggaaaaaaaaaaacaaaatcaaagaaaaaaagttaataaaaCGTAAAATACGAAGGGAAACGACAGGATGACaaagagaaaggaaagaaatagTCAAATTAATAGCGTTGGTCAGGTTCACGTGACCTGGCGCCGCGGGGGTGGATGTGTAGCCTCGGCGAGGGTGCCCCGAGGTTAGGAGTAGGATGGGGGCGA
Proteins encoded in this region:
- the LOC124297853 gene encoding F-box/LRR-repeat protein 14 codes for the protein MEEGQLLLTELPALPPLRGSTVLHRPQYYPLHQPHLALSTPHTQTIQHTPSNPPHYGNGATNLTTNHQGIPRQFPPIPRGNSAASTHVSSLYPEILALIFSYLDVRDKGRAAQVCAAWRDAAYHRSVWRGVEARLHLRRSSPALFASLVRRGVKRVQVLSLRRSLRDVVQGVPNLESLNLSGCYNVTDVGLAHALIQELPSLTELNLSLCKQVTDTSLGRIAQYLKNLEVLELGGCCNVTNTGLLLIAWGLKKLKKLDLRSCWHVMDQGIAHLAGLNRDTADGNLALEHLGLQDCQRLSDEALRHVSVGLTTLKSINLSFCVSVTDLGLKHLAKMPSLRELNLRSCDNVTDIGMAYLAEGSSRISSLDVSFCDKIGDQALVHISQGLFNLRSLSLSACQVSDEGICKIAKTLHELETLNVGQCSRLTDKGLTTIAESMKHLKCIDLYGCTRITKTGLERIMELPQLSILNLGLWHLR